A genomic segment from Colletotrichum higginsianum IMI 349063 chromosome 5, whole genome shotgun sequence encodes:
- a CDS encoding Protein kinase, with product MWFYAVVALLSLMRAQGLCKVFRSRGIRGNDSPKTSMYLSTSNGRFPGWFRVFRLLATMIQFRDKSRCSSQLTDLEAFTARMSASLPDDLVMSTTHIPDTNSTFAVVYGCNDGQMGDIERRIRKADGQLQHPLLIPGIFAELERTRLVEKAEELLDHFALRSERLNSISKAEPWSTESDADGKRTQEHLKLCMESRDLVSHISAVKRQLAKLLKEMAVVERDNKSLRVDNMPRELVREPGLLDTGNKMRTRVEDILIEYDDKIDDCNMMICNMSLAMQTVWNHIARQDSKTNTKISQANAAIAVQTKVESAQMRTIALLTMIYLPLSSVASIFSMDMFNWEAIEGQVIVSKHIWLFFVLAIGLTMITVAAWFFGTRREKAMAAKSDEYFNSPQRKNTLEYV from the exons ATGTGGT TCTATGCAGTCGTGGCCCTCCTGTCTTTGATGAGAGCCCAGGGCCTGTGCAAGGTCTTCCGTTCACGAGGAATACGTGGAAACGACTCACCAAAGACTTCCATGTATCTCTCAACGTCAAACGGGCGATTTCCAGGCTGGTTCCGTGTTTTTCGTCTGCTCGCGACTATGATTCAATTTCGGGACAAGTCAAGATGT AGCTCTCAACTGACCGACTTGGAAGCCTTCACGGCACGAATGTCGGCAAGTTTACCCGACGATTTGGTCATGTCCACCACGCACATCCCGGACACCAACTCAACGTTTGCCGTCGTGTATGGATGCAACGACGGGCAGATGGGAGACATCGAGAGAAGAATACGGAAAGCAGACGGGCAACTCCAGCACCCATTGCTCATCCCAGGGATATTCGCGGAGTTGGAACGAACGCGGCTGGTAGAAAAGGCCGAAGAGCTTTTGGACCATTTCGCCCTTCGGTCGGAAAGGTTGAATTCTATTTCCAAGGCAGAACCCTGGAGCACAGAATCCGACGCGGACGGCAAAAGGACGCAGGAACATCTGAAGCTCTGCATGGAAAGTCGAGACTTGGTCAGCCATATCTCGGCGGTGAAACGTCAACTGGCCAAGCTGTTGAAAGAGATGGCCGTTGTGGAACGGGATAATAAATCACTCAGGGTTGACAATATGCCTCGAGAGCTTGTGAGAGAACCGGGGCTACTGGACACTGGGAACAAGATGAGGACTCGGGTCGAAGATATCTTGATCGAGTACGACGATAAGATTGACGACTGCAACATGATGATCTGCAACATGTCACTCGCCATGCAGACT GTCTGGAATCACATTGCAAGACAGGATTCGAAAACCAACACGAAGATTTCGCAAGCCAACGCGGCGATTGCGGTCCAGACGAAAGTGGAGAGCGCACAAATGAGGACCATAGCGCTCTTGACGATGATCTATCTTCCTCTTTCCAGCGTTGCG AGTATCTTCTCGATGGACATGTTTAACTGGGAGGCTATTGAGGGGCAAGTCATCGTATCGAAGCACATCTGGCTTTTTTTTGTACTGGCTATAGGGCTCACGATgatcaccgtcgccgcctggTTCTTCGGGACGCGCCGCGAGaaggccatggcggccaAGTCGGACGAGTATTTCAACTCGCCGCAGAGAAAAAACACTTTGGAGTATGTTTAG
- a CDS encoding Protein kinase, with amino-acid sequence MGNQSPPVQGLVQGGKLILDDKGKVSKIYDRGESARLKRAPAKHDETSKKGKEKRLDKASPESDLIEKIADELDEAKVPYVLEPDRMFIPHSKLTKILTFSRIRSVVHILKCFSGEKDKEAISRRIFSGNPEKGKAPCVKLLAVLIGINSAELMAKHMLSDNMSDICLPIQKLTVNGKQQLRCLQHGFHSEFNNYRRQDKRERFSQWSYLLSAPYITRQNNLHSHYVLDTGDVFPMDFEYKVEQEASTETTAKGSGSDGNTYGGFSEVYKVRIHEGHYDFGEHGIRHPRGYFALKKLTSHNRTSFNLELSSLIFTGRNYKKKNMIQVLATFEVVNPATTTSTFYLLFDWAEGSLNKFWESNQTLVGDKSHCLWMANQFYEISEALQCVHNDHAQTMRYLEDRDSNKDLYGRHGDIKPGNFLWFHTNSAPGLIALSDFGLGRLHTQVSRSKQDPKNIERTATYRCPEFDLPSGQVSPRSDIFSLGCVMLEYVTWFMMGLHAVEQVFPSARSERDIYGFDSDVFFSVRDNNAVLKPSVVSWIRGLQSHPNCSWYISDLLDTIETGMLDPNGATRLPANRLTKRMRALLATCETTPNYYLGVRSRT; translated from the exons ATGGGAAATCAAAGTCCCCCTGTTCAGGGCCTCGTCCAGGGGGGTAAGTTGATCCTGGATGACAAGGGAAAGGTCTCGAAGATCTACGACAGGGGAGAGTCAGCCCGATTGAAACGAGCACCAGCCAAACACGACGAGACATCTAAGAAAGGCAAAGAGAAGCGCCTCGACAAAGCATCGCCCGAGTCAGATCTCATCGAGAAGATTGCTGATGAGCTTGACGAGGCAAAGGTTCCATACGTTCTCGAGCCTGACAGGATGTTCATCCCACACAGCAAGCTTACGAAAATCCTCACGTTCAGCCGGATTCGTAGCGTCGTACATATCCTGAAATGCTTCAGTGGTGAGAAAGACAAAGAAGCCATCTCACGGCGGATCTTTTCTGGAAACCCCGAAAAAGGAAAGGCTCCCTGCGTGAAGCTACTGGCAGTTCTCATTGGAATCAACTCGGCGGAGCTTATGGCCAAACACATGCTGTCCGACAACATGTCAGACATATGCTTGCCGATCCAAAAACTCACAGTCAACGGAAAGCAACAGCTGCGTTGCCTACAACATGGATTTCACAGCGAGTTTAACAACTACCGTCGACAAGACAAGCGCGAAAGGTTTTCTCAGTGGTCTTACTTGTTGAGTGCGCCATACATCACAAGACAGAACAACCTTCACTCGCACTATGTCCTTGATACTGGCGATGTCTTCCCCATGGACTTTGAGTATAAGGTAGAGCAAGAGGCCAGCACTGAAACAACCGCCAAAGGCTCTGGAAGCGATGGAAACACGTATGGGGGGTTTAGCGAAGTCTACAAAGTCAGAATCCATGAAGGACACTATGACTTTGGAGAACACGGT ATCCGTCACCCGCGAGGCTACTTTGCGCTCAAAAAGCTCACGTCCCATAACCGGACGAGCTTCAATCTGGAGCTCTCGTCGCTAATATTCACGGGACGTAActacaagaagaagaacatgATTCAAGTCCTGGCTACATTCGAGGTGGTTAATCCTGCAACTACAACCTCAACGTTCTACCTGCTGTTTGATTGGGCCGAGGGTAGTTTGAACAAGTTCTGGGAGAGCAACCAGACCCTAGTCGGTGACAAGAGCCACTGTTTGTGGATGGCAAACCAGTTTTACGAGATCAGCGAGGCACTTCAATGCGTTCACAACGATCACGCACAGACGATGCGGTACTTGGAGGACCGAGATTCAAACAAGGACCTGTACGGAAGACATGGTGATATCAAGCCAG GAAACTTTCTCTGGTTTCATACGAATAGCGCCCCTGGTCTGATAGCCTTGTCGGACTTTGGGCTAGGAAGGTTGCACACCCAGGTGTCCCGGTCAAAGCAAGACCCCAAGAACATCGAGAGAACGGCCACCTACCGCTGTCCAGAGTTTGACCTACCGTCGGGCCAGGTTTCACCAAGATCTGACATTTTCAGTCTCGGCTGTGTGATGCTGGAATACGTTACCTGGTTCATGATGGGCCTGCATGCCGTGGAGCAGGTCTTCCCCAGCGCCCGAAGTGAGCGCGACATCTACGGGTTCGACTCCGACGTATTCTTCTCCGTCAGAGACAACAACGCCGTTCTGAAGCCGTCCGTGGTGTCGTGGATCAGAGGCTTGCAGAGCCACCCCAACTGTTCTTGGTACATTTCGGACCTCCTTGACACTATCGAGACCGGAATGCTGGATCCCAACGGAGCAACAAGATTACCGGCGAACCGGCTGACCAAGAGAATGAGGGCTCTTCTGGCGACATGTGAGACCACGCCTAACTACTATCTTGGGGTTCGATCAAGAACTTGA
- a CDS encoding Udp-glucuronosyl udp-glucosyltransferase gives MTATSVRDTETRSGGKPLILIAAFPGEGHTNPLVAIAAHLVKKGYEVAFLTVPSFSGKAQNAGAEWIHTDNPLTDATFQALGAAATLPSGPERFAAQLTTVFLDNLPVRTQKTEEVLAQLKARDPSRQIIFIEDVFNWSFMPFRYGRPLPDGFTDMPKTIGIGVAPLMMESRDTGPVPLGLPPDSTPSGRQRNQALQELLEKGPIKPMMDAWQDAMRKTGCTSIPETGLWRSCYTAHDATLQLCSPSLEYPISDLPPSVDFIGVMPRNIPDPSYQYPSWWSEVERTQNIKYRHVVFVSQGTVNLDYSELVFPAIEAFADRHDVLVVAALGVRGAHLPSSFTVPPNARVLDYLPYDTILEYSDVFISNAGYGSLTHAVRNGVPVVLAGENEEKVEVTMRAVYAGLGVSLATQRPTAEQVRKGVDQVLRDTKYRKAAMKLKKENDSMDALAAVEEKVKELTL, from the coding sequence ATGACGGCAACCTCTGTTCGCGACACCGAGACCCGCTCCGGTGGAAAGCCCCTAATCCTTATTGCGGCTTTCCCCGGTGAAGGACACACGAATCCTCTCGTAGCCATTGCAGCCCATCTTGTCAAGAAGGGGTATGAAGTTGCCTTCCTCACGGTGCCGAGCTTTAGCGGCAAAGCTCAAAACGCAGGGGCCGAATGGATTCACACGGACAACCCTTTGACGGACGCAACGTtccaggccctcggcgccgcggcgaccCTGCCTTCTGGACCCGAACGTTTTGCTGCCCAACTCACGACCGTCTTCTTGGACAACCTTCCAGTGCGGACCCAAAAGACCGAAGAAGTTCTGGCACAGTTGAAGGCTAGAGACCCTAGCCGCCAGATCATTTTCATCGAAGACGTCTTCAACTGGTCGTTCATGCCTTTCAGGTATGGTCGACCTCTACCCGACGGCTTCACGGATATGCCCAAAACCATCGGTATCGGCGTCGCCCCTCTTATGATGGAGAGCCGAGACACCGGGCCGGTCCCCCTCGGCCTGCCGCCCGATTCCACGCCCTCGGGCCGTCAACGAAACCAAGCTCTCCAGGAACTCCTCGAGAAAGGTCCCATAAAGCCCATGATGGATGCCTGGCAGGATGCAATGAGGAAGACAGGGTGCACAAGCATCCCCGAGACGGGTTTGTGGAGGTCTTGCTACACAGCCCACGATGCCACCCTACAGCTCTGCTCTCCCAGCCTCGAATATCCAATTTCCGACCTGCCGCCCTCGGTTGACTTCATCGGCGTGATGCCGCGCAACATACCCGATCCGTCCTACCAATACCCCTCTTGGTGGTCCGAGGTCGAAAGAACGCAGAACATCAAGTACCGCCACGTCGTTTTCGTGTCCCAGGGCACCGTCAACCTGGACTACTCCGAGCTTGTGTTTCCGGCCATCGAAGCCTTCGCAGATAGGCAtgacgtcctcgtcgtggCGGCGCTGGGCGTTCGCGGTGCTCATCTCCCTTCGAGCTTCACCGTGCCTCCGAACGCACGAGTTCTGGACTACCTGCCCTACGACACCATCCTCGAGTATTCTGACGTTTTCATCTCCAACGCTGGGTACGGCTCCCTGACGCACGCTGTGCGCAATGGCGTCCCCGTCGTTCTTGCGGGTGAGAACGAGGAGAAGGTTGAGGTTACTATGCGCGCCGTATACGCCGGGCTCGGCGTCAGCCTGGCCACACAAAGGCCAACTGCGGAGCAGGTCAGGAAGGGAGTTGATCAGGTGTTGAGAGACACCAAGTACAGAAAGGCAGCGATGAAGTTGAAGAAGGAAAACGACAGCATGGACGCGTTGGCCGCTGTAGAAGAGAAGGTAAAGGAGCTGACGTTGTAA
- a CDS encoding L-ascorbate oxidase → MTSLFSFVWFLALLTHVCAWGPPKSPHGPPGHYGGRHTHGDSFVPDQVLRLTYENVSIACQTRPSALINGTLFGPTLRLKPGRRSWIRVYNDMKDHNATIHWHGLSMRMAPFSDGSPSATQWPIPPDRFFDYEVYPLQSESGTYFYHSHVGFQAMTASGPLIIEDVAESPYAYDEERIVFLTDYFNKTDSRIEKDLVATPFTWTGETNAVLINGVGVAVGETAGNGSCELPVIDVEPGKTYRMRFIGATALSMVQMSIVGHDNFTIIEADGHYTKPHTENFMQLSSGQRFDAIFKTKTEEELDGTTDYLIQLETKDRPQVYHGYGVLRYSKAEPQITTAPAAPPIKFSRKSFEWAEYALEPLEPNNFPKASEVTRHIHIDNRQLSTQTILWEMNGLQWNETSTPYPGDQPYLINIYENGPSAIPNFTAAINNGGWDPTTLTWPAKMGEVLEIIWHNTGSLVNGGGGIDFHPLHAHGGHYWDIGSGNGTYNATENEERLKNYNPVKRDTTNLYRYAEKTKSGDISGWRGWRLRVEDAGVWMIHCHILQHMVMGMQSVWVMGDYQDIVTIPAADVAGYLQYGGNVNGNASFAPSVVHFFEEEYFTKYQMPGLKSLIEACSAACNSHFGIVVILVVICPTLLIVHRAIYNLCFHPLRHYPGPRLWAVTRLPWNLVNLQGNLAWRIRDLHEQYGPVIRIAPDELSYTSSTAWKKIYGQRSPEFVKCFDGRGIAGPGITNPAIRNGGIVTADQEPHARLRKAVLPAFSERALREQEDTLQLYADKLVEQLRHASTKGAPQDLVKWFSLASFDIISDLAFGQAAGCLDDASQPWLQVIGARAKGIVRYQFAIHYGLESWLEWLAPKAQKLALKKHGELTAAKVKRRLQDTDTKSDFMSYILENPQADLSNADLVRMASAFIVAGSGTTATALSGITFHLCNAPDKLLKLAQEIRNAFQIETEITMASTAELKYLKAVIEEGLRIYPPSPSTLPRFVPGTGEEIEGRWVPGGTAVGVHPLSAGHSKHNWKTPEDFLPERWLDNVSALGSPDDDRFSSQPFSFGPRNCIGKSMAYAELRIIMAKLLWNFDLELVEEYKGWPSKQKVYLIWQKVPLMIRCRHRHS, encoded by the exons ATGACGTCGCTCTTTTCATTCGTCTGGTTTCTCGCTCTGCTCACGCATGTCTGTGCTTGGGGACCGCCCAAATCGCCACACGGTCCTCCTGGACACTACGGAGGTCGACATACTCATGGTGATAGCTTCGTGCCAGACCAAGTCTTGAGACTGACGTACGAAAATGTCTCGATCGCTTGTCAGACACGCCCCTCCGCGCTCATCAATGGCACCTTGTTCGGGCCAACGTTGAGGCTGAAGCCTGGACGGAGGAGTTGGATCCGAGTCTACAACGACATGAAGGACCACAATGCCACCATCCACTGGCACGGATTGAGTATGCGCATGGCGCCTTTCTCGGACGGTAGCCCGTCGGCTACTCAATGGCCAATCCCTCCCGACCGTTTCTTTGACTACGAGGTCTACCCGTTGCAATCCGAATCCGGGACCTACTTCTACCACTCGCACGTCGGCTTCCAGGCAATGACGGCTTCCGGACCCTTGATCATTGAGGATGTAGCAGAGTCCCCTTATGCCTACGACGAAGAACGGATCGTGTTTCTCACGGATTATTTCAACAAAACGGATTCTCGGATCGAAAAGGACTTGGTCGCAACACCTTTCACCTGGACCGGCGAAACTAATGCTGTTCTCATAAACGGAGTTGgcgttgccgtcggggaGACGGCCGGTAACGGGAGTTGCGAGTTGCCTGTAATCGATGTCGAGCCCGGCAAGACCTATCGCATGCGCTTCATCGGCGCCACAGCTCTATCGATGGTCCAGATGAGCATTGTCGGCCACGACAACTTCACCATCATAGAAGCGGACGGTCACTACACCAAGCCTCACACCGAGAATTTTATGCAGCTGTCTTCAGGCCAACGGTTTGATGCCATCTTCAAAACTAAAACCGAAGAGGAACTCGACGGCACGACCGACTACCTCATTCAGTTGGAGACCAAGGACCGACCCCAGGTTTACCACGGTTACGGCGTCCTTCGATATTCCAAGGCGGAACCGCAGATCaccacggcgccggccgcaCCTCCGATTAAATTCTCCAGGAAGTCCTTCGAGTGGGCCGAGTACGCCTTGGAGCCATTGGAGCCGAACAACTTCCCCAAGGCCAGCGAAGTCACGCGTCACATCCACATTGACAACCGTCAACTCTCAACCCAAACAATCCTTTGGGAGATGAACGGACTCCAATGGAACGAGACCTCGACGCCCTATCCTGGAGACCAGCCTTACTTGATCAACATTTACGAAAATGGCCCGTCTGCAATCCCGAACTTCACTgccgccatcaacaacggCGGCTGGGATCCAACAACTTTGACCTGGCCGGCAAAAATGGGCGAG GTACTTGAAATCATTTGGCACAACACAGGGTCCCTTGTCAACGGGGGTGGTGGGATTGACTTCCACCCCCTGCATGCTCACGGCGGGCATTACTGGGACATCGGCAGTGGGAACGGGACTTACAACGCCACCGAGAACGAAGAGAGACTGAAGAACTACAACCCTGTCAAGCGAGACACAACAAACCTGTACAGGTATGCAGAGAAGACCAAGTCGGGGGACATTTCTGGGTGGAGAGGTTGGCGCCTGCGCGTGGAAGACGCGGGCGTGTGGATG ATCCATTGCCACATCTTGCAGCACATGGTGATGGGCATGCAAAGTGTCTGGGTCATGGGAGATTACCAAGACATCGTTACCAttcccgccgccgacgtggcTGGCTATTTACAATACGGAGGAAATGTTAATGGCAACGCCTCCTTCGCACCATCAGTGGTGCACTTCTTTGAGGAAGAATA CTTTACCAAATATCAAATGCCGGGGCTCAAGTCGTTGATAGAAGCGTGCTCTGCCGCTTGCAACTCTCATTTTGGGATTGTTGTCATACTGGTTGTCATCTGC CCTACGCTTCTCATTGTCCATCGTGCCATCTACAACCTCTGCTTCCATCCCTTGCGGCATTACCCCGGACCTCGCCTATGGGCAGTCACTAGACTGCCTTGGAACCTCGTCAACCTACAGGGAAATCTGGCCTGGCGGATCCGCGACTTGCACGAGCAGTACGGCCCAGTCATAAGAATCGCACCCGACGAGCTCTCATATACGAGTTCCACGGCATGGAAGAAGATCTACGGCCAGCGTTCACCCGAATTCGTAAAATGCTTTGACGGCCGCGGAATCGCCGGGCCGGGAATCACCAACCCCGCAATCCGCAACGGCGGCATTGTAACGGCTGACCAGGAGCCACACGCCCGACTGCGGAAAGCCGTGCTTCCAGCTTTCAGCGAACGTGCTTTGAGGGAGCAGGAGGACACTCTTCAGCTTTATGCCGACAAGTTGGTGGAACAGCTCCGACACGCTAGCACAAAGGGTGCTCCCCAGGACTTGGTCAAATGGTTTAGTCTAGCCTCGTTCGACATCATCAGCGACTTGGCCTTTGGACAAGCTGCCGGCTGCCTTGACGACGCATCTCAACCATGGCTACAGGTCATTGGTGCTAGGGCCAAAGGCATCGTGAGGTATCAGTTTGCGATTCACTACGGCCTTGAGAGTTGGCTGGAATGGCTGGCGCCCAAGGCTCAGAAACTCGCGCTGAAGAAACACGGGGAGCTGACAGCCGCCAAAGTCAAGCGGCGGCTCCAAGACACGGATACCAAAAGCGACTTTATGAGCTACATCTTGGAAAACCCACAGGCAGACCTGAGCAACGCCGATCTGGTCAGGATGGCCTCAGCTTTCATTGTGGCGGGCAGCGGCACCACCGCTACGGCGCTTTCTGGGATCACGTTCCATTTGTGCAACGCCCCCGACAAGTTACTCAAGTTGGCGCAGGAGATCAGAAACGCATTCCAGATCGAGACAGAAATCACCATGGCTTCGACTGCGGAATTGAAATACCTCAAGGCGGTGATCGAGGAAGGATTGAGGATCTACCCCCCAAGCCCGAGTACTCTACCACGGTTCGTGCCTGGTACTGGTGAGGAGATCGAAGGTAGATGGGTACCTGGCGGT ACGGCGGTGGGCGTACATCCACTCTCGGCTGGTCACTCGAAACACAACTGGAAAACCCCCGAAGACTTTTTGCCAGAGCGATGGTTAGATAACGTGAGTGCCTTGGGATCCCCCGATGATGACAGATTTTCGAGTCAGCCATTTTCTTTTGGTCCGAGGAACTGCATCGGCAAGAG CATGGCTTATGCTGAGCTACGTATCATTATGGCCAAGCTGCTATGGAACTTCGATCTCGAGTTAGTGGAGGAATACAAAGGATGGCCATCGAAACAAAAGGTGTATCTCATTTGGCAAAAGGTACCCTTGATGATTCGATGTCGGCACAGACACTCGTGA
- a CDS encoding Major facilitator superfamily transporter, whose protein sequence is MGFKEHPFSYLNRQRFWFIVGRLPHLCSRTALVISQAMVNEEKSSPQQGGGLPPSSTAIENKTADQVTKDPSIMEANEAKGELLPTPEEQIDALGIPNWRELEKKVVKRLDMTLLPCLWVLYLFNYLDRASIAQARLSSLDEDLNLEGYQYGTAVSILSVGYVLGQIPSNMIIGKVRPSLYLCCMALIWSSVSAATCGVKNYQGLVAVRFFLGVVEAPLFPGAIYVMSCWYTRREMALRCAILYTGQTLAFCTAGLIAAAVFGTLEGKHGLAGWQWLFIVLATVGAGLAMIALFILPDYPDSTTGSARWSMTEDMRKVAAARILADRVSTSEAKAGVWAGLKMSIFDYKMWFLVGLNIGISAAYGFSNFFPSIVRGFGYNRTITLVLTAPPYIFAALGSLVNAWHSDRTKERGYHFAGPIAIGCIGYIICLATADRNARYGASFIYVGGMYIANPLVSTWTSNTMGRTPEKRAISVALVNVLGQIGNLIAPYFFDDSDEPRYRLAFIMMMVMGLFACASAMGLKFYLYRANKRLYRDAVRNGTVYNPYVM, encoded by the exons ATGGGCTTC AAGGAGCACCCGTTCTCCTATCTCAACAGACAGCGTTTCTGGTTCATCGTCGGTCGCCTCCCTCACCTGTGTTCCCGTACTGCCCTCGTCATTTCACAAGCAATGGTCAACGAAGAGAAGTCCTCGCcccagcagggcggcggtctccccccctcttctaCCGCCATCGAGAATAAGACTGCGGACCAGGTCACCAAGGACCCGTCTATCATGGAGGCCAACGAAGCCAAGGGCGAACTGCTCCCCACTCCGGAGGAGCAGATTGATGCCTTGGGAATCCCGAATTGGAGAGAGCTGGAGAAAAAGGTCGTCAAGCGCCTTGACATGACCCTCCTACCTTGCTTGTGGGTTCTGTATCTGTTCAACTACTTGGACCGCGCTTCAATCGC ACAAGCCCGTCTTAGTTCCCTGGACGAAGACCTTAATCTTGAGGGCTACCAGTATGGCACTGCTGTGTCGATTCTCAGCGTCGG TTATGTCCTTGGCCAGATTCCTTCCAACATGATCATCGGAAAAGTGCGGCCCAGTCTCTACCTTTGCTGCATGGCTTTGATCTGGTCTAGCGTGTCAGCTGCCACTTGCGGTGTCAAGAACTACCAGGGACTCGTCGCAGTTCGATTCTTCCTTGGTGTAGTGGAGGCTCCCTTGTTCCCCGGT GCCATCTATGTCATGTCTTGCTGGTACACTCGCAGAGAGATGGCTCTACGCTGTGCTATCCTGTACACTGGCCAGACGCTTGCTTTCTGCACAGCAGGTCTGATCGCGGCGGCCGTGTTCGGAACTCTCGAAGGGAAACATGGCCTGGCCGGCTGGCAGTGGCTTTTCATCGTACTCGCTActgtcggcgccggtctcGCGATGATCGCCCTGTTCATTCTTCCCGATTACCCAGACTCGACCACCGGCAGCGCACGTTGGTCCATGACGGAGGATATGCGCAAGGTGGCTGCCGCCCGCATCCTGGCCGATCGTGTGTCCACctccgaggccaaggccggaGTCTGGGCCGGACTGAAGATGAGCATCTTCGACTACAAGATGTggttcctcgtcggcctgaACATCGGTATTTCGGCAGCCTACGGCTTCTCCAACTTCTTCCCGTCCATCGTCCGGGGGTTCGGCTACAACAGAACCATCACCCTCGTCCTTACGGCGCCGCCCTACATCTTTGCGGCCCTTGGGTCTCTGGTGAACGCGTGGCACTCGGATCGAACCAAAGAGCGCGGCTACCATTTTGCTGGCCCGATCGCAATTGGTTGTATCGGATACATCATTTGCCTGGCTACCGCGGACAGGAATGCCAGATATGGCGCGAGCTTCATCTACGTGGGCGGCATGTACATCGCCAACCCATTGGTTTCCACGTGGACGTCGAACACCATGGGAAGAACGCCGGAAAAGCGTGCCATCTCGGTGGCGCTCGTCAACGTCCTCGGACAGATTGGTAACTTGATTGCCCCCTACTTCTTTGACGACTCCGACGAGCCGCGCTACCGGCTGGCTTTCATCATGATGATGGTTATGGGTCTTTTTGCATGCGCGAGCGCAATGGGCCTGAAGTTCTACCTCTACCGCGCCAACAAGAGGTTGTACCGGGACGCTGTTCGGAACGGGACGGTCTACAATCCTTACGTTATGTAG